ggttttattttgttcttcaaGCTTTGGAAACATTGTTTTAGATAAACTTTCTTTATTTGTTGGAGACGCATCGAGTCTCCAAATATTCGGTCTGTCCAGAAGGGGGCGCTAACGGTGGGCTTCCTGTCCAGACGTGGTTCCTGATGGAAGTTATTCTGCTCTGTCTCAGATTTATTACCACGGCGAGCCCATCAGCGTCAACGTTCACGTCACCAACAACACCAACAAGACGGTGAAGAAGATGAAGATCTCAGGTTCCCCTCGCAGCCGTTTCCTGTGGCTCCTGCAgcggcagccatgttggatggTTTAACTCTggtttgtgtgtctgcagtgCGGCAGTACGCGGACATCTGCCTGTTCAACACGGCGCAGTACAAATGTCCCGTCGCTGTGGAAGAGTCGGAGTGAGTCTCgttcagtaaaaacacaaacactggcATCGGTTCTTATTGATTAACATTTTCTAATTACTTAAATCAAAGCTTCAGGAACATTTAGTCTCTGATTACAAACCCAAGAACAAGATGCAGCCGATTCCCAGATGAATCTAATCAAGGATGTTTTCATCTCCGTGTCAGGATGTTTCCACCAGCAATGTTTTGACAAACAAcggtttaaaatgattttctatATTCTCTTTAGAGTTTACTgtaaggaaatattttattgtcattaatATTAACTCCTACCAGCAGGATGGTGTCATTTAATGTTACTTTAGTTTAATCAGAATCACATATTTTAGAAGCTAATTGGTCCAAACTGGGATCTgaatcaaaataaatggaaataaattgttaaaatgaaatgtttagtttataaTAAACCTGTCATGATAATAAAtgttgctggatgataaattgccccaataaatattgtgataaatgataatattgttcgtttgagaccattttcatgtaatatattgataaaggTATAATAATGAAAGTTCGTCACTTCAAAccattaaactttaattttatttttaaaaatcaaaaacagaaatgaaaccaTTTACAACAAATTGATAATGATGTCACAAACCCTGAAGAAATATCAACCAGAACGGAAATGATTgagcacattttaatttattattctaTTAATGGATTAATTACTAATTGTGAcagtttaaaatatgcattaaatttcaaattaaaacacattcataCCTAAGTAGAGACCAGCGAACCTAACAGTCACGTTTTGGGACTGTGGAAACCCAGAACCAGTCGGTTTGGGTCCGGTCTGTGGCCCTCaaactgcaattaaaaaattatgCAAAGTCTCCCCGCAGATGCAGaattaaaaatagttaattttCTTACATGGGAAAATGTAAAGTATAAGGCAAAGTGTTCATGTTTTCTAACCAGGTTTTAGTAAAAGATAAAACCGAGTTTATCCAGAGACCTTTACTGAAAAACCAACTTCACTGCGTAAAGATCAGCTTTAATCTCTCTTAAACTTGGATAAATATGgcaaatgttttgaaacaaaGTGGCCCAGATCCTGTTAttataactgaaaataaacGTATTCAATCAAGtccaaaagaaactgaaaatttgatgcttttgcttttaaaacagaaaacctgcaAAATCTGCTGCAGCGTTTTAGGGCAATTgcagaaaactcagaaactttgaGAGTAATCtctatttacaaaaataatatataatttttaaattaatatcagaaattttcccaaaaaacgtggaaatttcttaatttcaaatggcataaattttcttttcataattttctgagaaaatgtctgagtgtttttgcagaaatgaATTCCCGTTTCCTTCCTGCATTGGCCCCAGCACACGTCGTTAAAATCCCTGTCAAGTTTTGGCTCTGCAGTAAATATCAGGCTActtcatttgcttgattttagttttgttttcttccggCCCATGACTCCTCGTCAGTCTACAGTTTTGGCCAACATGGCAGAACGTTTGGACTGAGCAGTAACTCTGTCTTTGTGTCTTCAGTGACGTTGTGGCTCCCAGCTCAACGTTCTGCAAAGTTTTCACCCTCACTCCATTCCTGGCCAACAACCGGGAAAAGCGCGGCCTCGCCCTGGACGGAAAACTGAAGCACGAAGACACCAACCTGGCCTCCAGCACTCTGTGAGTCCCGCCACACTCGTGGTGCCTTCACTGTCAGTTGGAGAGATGGCTGCTGATGTCTGACAGCGTGTTTGCTCTCCTGGGAAGCCTGAGAGAAGGAGCCAACAGGGAGATCCTCGGCATCATCGTGTCCTACAAAGTCAAAGTGAAGCTGGTGGTGTCACGAGGCGGGTGGGTTGCCCctcagttttactttaaatcatttcaacCGGAAAATACGCCTTAATAAACAGTACTGTGAATGCATCAGAATAAGCTAAAATGCTGGTTTTGATCTGAAGTCTGAAGTCTGTAGTTGGTTTGAGACCCAACCATTGGGACGTGTTGGATCCGGGTCGCCATCAGGAGAATGTCTGTCCTTTAACCTGAGTTTTACGGCAGGCTGCGTAACTTCAGCATAAAACCTTGAATTAGTCTGAAATCCTGCCAACAACGCCACATTAGTGCGAGAAGGACGAAAGCTCCACAGAGAAATCCTGAAACTTCATGGGTTTCGTTTAAAGACAACCTGCCACAAAGACGCAATCTGATCCcagttattttcttaaaaccaaaaataactCAGTTTAACACAGTTTGAGAGAAAACAGGATTTAAGATCAAATAGAGTGATTTACCTGAAAACCTTCTCAGGATGTTGTGAAGGACCgaggaaaatatttcttctgaAAGTATTGATTAGGAAAACTTTGAAGAACCACAGGAGACTGAAAGGAAAATGGGAACTGGTCCtgaagtttttaattaattttaataaagattCAGCTTTAgagttattaaaagaaaaatgtcctgcagttttcatgcattctttcagaaaataagaaaataagccACAGTTACTCACAGTTTGTGTGTCTGTGGCTTTAAGTCTAAAGGAGCTAGCTCCTAATCTGGATGACCAAGAGAAAACTCTAATCTCTGTCTCCAGTATCTAACATGCGCTCTTTGGTGAAAGAATCAGCTTGTAGAAATGACTAAGTGCATTAAGATGATGTTGATAACATGAAATGAAGAGACTGGCTCAGTTTAAACAGCTGGAAATGCTGCTGCTCTGAAACTGacagtgttaaatatttattgatttcagGCTTCTCGGAGATCTGGCTTCCAGGTAACCTTTCACTCTGTCACGGATGGAAACGTTCATGCTGAGATTTACAAAAGGTCATCCGAACATCTTACTGCACACAGCCTTTCTGGTGGCGACATATATCCACTTTAATAAATGCCCTTAATGAATCTGCTGTTGAAAAGTGATGTTTTATGAGCTTCACCTGGTTGATCTGTTTTCCAGTGACGTCTCTGTTGAGCTGCCCTTCACATTAATGCACCCGAAGCCGCTGGAGGAGTCCATCTACAGAGACGGTGAGATGTGTTCATATTTCTGTGGctgaataataaaactgaattatttcaataaaaaaacttcctATTTTCTGgattaaaactgttaaatttgCTCAAATTCTCCATCATAGCTAAGATTACATTGTTGGATAGAAAACAGCCTAATGATCCCGGACAAGCCCCCAATAAATCAAACAGGAGGAATTTCCTTCAATAAAAACTACATCTGTCCACTTTAAAGGCTGAAAACCAAAAGTTATTTCCCATCTGACATATCTTATTTCTTGGTTGTTGATGCCCTTAATATGAATACATGAACAGTTGCTATGGTTAACAGTTAATATTCATGGTTTGGGGTTTCTTTTCTCCCACATGGAAGCGATCTGCTGTATAACTGTGAATAACGATCCTAGTGATGATCATCTGCTAATGTTAGCAACAACATTGGTAATACAGTGATGGGCTGTTATTACACTGAAATGTGCATTTAGAGTGAGTTATATTTTCTCCTGTAGAATATTTGTAGAATGTCAATATAACGATGTCAACATGATGTGAAATGTGAAGACATTTTTCCGGTGTGTCTCATTTCTGTTTGCGCTGTTGACAGAAATCCTGCCAACTTTGTCTTAGAATAAAAAGAAACCCTACATGGAGAAGAAGAGTGAATCATCTTAGTTTGTGATGTGATGACAGAGCTCTGATTGCCTCTTTCTGGCTTCTCCACAGCTCCAGATGAAGCTCCGATCGACACTAACCTGattgagtttgacacaaagTAAGCAGCCCTCCAGTCTTtcctgctggtcagctggctcTCTGATTGGACGGTGCTGGCGGCAGAGAGGGTTTCCTCTCGGCCCGTTAGCGCATTAGCAACTCTGAAGCCATCTCCTGAGTCTCAGCCTTAATGCATCCTAATGCTGTGGGAGCTGCAGGAAATGGGCTTTAAACTGGAAACTCTTCCAGCTGTCAGCAGCCACTCTGGATCTTACTGATTATTACTATGATAGTGAGATTGCTTTAAGACCCAATTAGGAGGTTTGCCTTGCTCAGAGGGATTCattactggttttattttcagttttaatgcactttctgatgttttctttggaaGCTTTTTAATTGAACTCGGTCTAATGAGTCTCATTAAGGCTGCGCATGAATTTATCCTCAGTGAAATGTTGAAAACGTCCAGATTGGTTTGTTGGCTTCATTTTCTCAAAATACATCCAGGCTCTTGGTGTGCAGCATGCTCATCTCATGCTTATCAAAGGCTTTACTTTAAACATGTAAAGTGTGTGTACATCTCTACATTACCTAGCAGGGAGTCAGCAGAAGCATCTCTATGTCTGTTGAATTAAAATTCATCCTCTCATCAGGCTGGACACTCATCTGGTCTACAGATATCGATTCCACTTCACTTTCTGTCTACTTCTCAGCTCATCAAACATGTATTGCTGTCTGGACAAAGTCAAAGATTACCaggtgttttaaaaagttagatGGACAGCCATACTCAAACTGGTTTTCACCCATTCACACCAATTCGTAGGCAACTTTGGGTCAGGTCAGCATGTGACAGGAGGAATCTGGGatcaaacctacaaccttcctCTGAGCCACAGTTTAGGATGAAGGTTGTGATGTTGGTGCTTCTCATCTGaataatctgttttttcttgttagaaaaggtttatttttaaagacgCCTGttcaacaaaatgtgaatataaagATCacatcagccaatcacatggtGGGAAGGTAATGGATTTAAGCCTCCAGGCATGGAGGGGACCAGCTGTTGAAGTTCATACTGGACTTTGACTCTTCCTGGCTGATGGTGATCTTCACCTCACAGAGTCACAGAGAACGATCTGACCGAGTGGAGCAGGCAAGATGCCCAGACTTATTCATAAATggatttaaagttattttcatttaatcaaaacatttgtttggtcAGAAATGACGCAGTTATTCCCCAAATGATAATAAGACAATGTACGTGTCCAATGTAATTTTATTAGCATTGGaacaaaaaaatagcaaaaccaaaataatcaattaatttctcaccagtaaatgtaaaaatatttacacagcaGCTAAACTCTCACCataattattttgtcatttacttTAATTAGGTTTTCTGTTGACTGAAAAATATGCCAAACCATCATGtttccaccaccatgtttcaccataaatgcttttactttttaacatcaaacattacattttagatttaaatgaaGACCAGAAGATTTCTTTCCACAGAGATTTATCAAAGGCCAACCAGACTTGGCGCAATCTGACCTTGAAAAGTGTCTTTCTGCCTGCAGGCGTCTGTTGGCCTGTCTGGActcggctgctgctgctgcgccgCCGCAGCTTCCAGGACGGCCTGGTCCTTTGGTTCTCCTTCACTTCTTGCATCACCAGTCTTGCCAGTTGCTCTTTTACTTCTGCAACATTCTTTGATATtagtttttatgatgttttgtgCTGTGGCCATTGGGAGTCAAAGACTTCTGATTATTACCTTGCAGCCGTTTCTTGCAGCCATAATTTGCAGTGACGGGTCCTAATTTAGCACTTTTGTTGCAGCCATGATTTGAATCCAAACCAAGTGCAGAAAGCTGCTGTTATTCCACTGAGGTCATCTGCACACATTAAACCGTGTTTATTTGGATAAACTATTTGGAACATTGGAGAACGCAGAAAACTCACAAAATCCCAAAGTTTTTTCAGGTAGAAATGAGAATTTGCATAAAAGTGGGACTAACaagtttttttatcttttgaccCACATAGTTCCTGTTACAGTAAGAGGAAATATTTCTCAAGTTAAGCAataactttaaatctaaatttcccggggtatgaataattctggGCACCGGTCTGTTTGTGTCGGCAGCAGATTGATGATGTTGTACCAAAGCTCTGAACTAACCTCAGTCACATTCTCCGTCCCTCAGTGACGATGACATCATATTCGAGGACTTCGCCCGCCAGCGGCTCATTGGCGCTAAAGacgagaaggaggaagaggaggaaccgTTGGACTCACCCAAACCCGACGACAGATAGAGGCGACGGGCGTCACGGCCGtcactgttgttgttttgctgctgtttgtagTGTGGAGCCGGCAGAGGTTACCTGTAGGCCGAGCCGCAGTCTGGACACCCTCCAAACACTCGGTGGtggcgtgtttgtgtgtttgttcatGTCCGTCCTCTCTCTGCGTCCCGCAGGGTGTAGAATACCGCAGCCTTGTGTCGTCGGGCCGAGCCTCGGCAGGAACTCAGAGCCGGCGATCGCTGGACGCATGCCTCTCTTTGTTCTTCGTATTTCCATTAGAGACCGATCGGGAGTTCAGTTGTGTTGAGATTAGTTTCAGTGTTTTATGTTGAAGGGTCTTTAAAAACACTGCCAAATTCAGATGACTTGCAACGG
Above is a window of Xiphophorus hellerii strain 12219 chromosome 18, Xiphophorus_hellerii-4.1, whole genome shotgun sequence DNA encoding:
- the arrb1 gene encoding beta-arrestin-1, producing the protein MGDKGTRVFKKASPNGKLTVYLGKRDFVDHVDLVEPVDGVVLIDPEYLKERKVFVTLTCAFRYGREDLDVLGLTFRKDLFVANIQAFPPLPEEKKSLTRLQERLIKKLGEHAYPFTFEIPLNLPCSVTLQPGPEDTGKACGVDFEVKAFCAENLEEKIHKRNSVRLVIRKVQYAPEKPGPQPTAETTRQFLMSDKPLHLEASLDKEIYYHGEPISVNVHVTNNTNKTVKKMKISVRQYADICLFNTAQYKCPVAVEESDDVVAPSSTFCKVFTLTPFLANNREKRGLALDGKLKHEDTNLASSTLLREGANREILGIIVSYKVKVKLVVSRGGLLGDLASSDVSVELPFTLMHPKPLEESIYRDAPDEAPIDTNLIEFDTNDDDIIFEDFARQRLIGAKDEKEEEEEPLDSPKPDDR